A window of the Scophthalmus maximus strain ysfricsl-2021 chromosome 8, ASM2237912v1, whole genome shotgun sequence genome harbors these coding sequences:
- the saraf gene encoding store-operated calcium entry-associated regulatory factor isoform X1, with amino-acid sequence MKWLTAALLLCLFVGPGHGWDDGHADSVLLRDVQVLTLYKGSYTRARRSRAIPQLQCVGGSANCQAFVPEVVQCQNKGWDGVDVQWECRTDMDNAYRFGRIEVSCEGYSHPADAYILKGSCGLEYSLELTEDGRRRTQGSRDSQSGFNGFGGFTSSFFSGFWGNKQPPQQQSHQSAHPSHSEDSGGLLVVVVLLLLGYGVYKLFLSGQTGNPRDDHSGSTAGPPPPGFKPDFTGSFGADQGYGFRRDYTQGQQFRGGPSTRGTGGGFWTGMGTGGMLGYLFGRQRNQPYNQNNSSYTDRRSTPTHSSSSGTRTASGFGGTKTR; translated from the exons ATGAAGTGGCTCACCGCGGCTCTGTTACTCTGTCTGTTCGTGGGACCCGGCCACGGTTGGGATGACGGTCACG CAGACAGCGTGTTGCTGCGGGACGTCCAGGTGTTGACTCTGTACAAAGGTAGCTACACCAGAGCGAGGCGCTCTAGGGCCATCCCTCAGCTCCAGTGTGTCGGCGGCTCAGCAAACTGCCAGGCCTTTGTCCCGGAGGTGGTCCAGTGTCAGAACAAAGGCTGGGATGGAGTGGACGTACAG TGGGAGTGTCGGACTGACATGGACAACGCGTACCGGTTCGGTCGCATTGAGGTGAGCTGTGAGGGTTACAGCCACCCTGCCGATGCCTACATACTGAAGGGGTCCTGTGGGCTGGAGTACTCACTGGAGCTGACTGAAGACGGCCGGAGGAGGACGCAAGGCAGCCGGGACTCCCAAAGTGGATTCAATGGATTTGGAG GTTTTACTTCCAGTTTCTTCAGCGGTTTCTGGGGAAACAAGCAGCCGCCTCAGCAGCAGAGCCATCAGAGCGCCCACCCCTCACACAGCGAGGACTCGGGAGGCCTGCTGGTTGTCGTTGTGCTTCTGCTCTTAGGCTACGGCGTCTACAAGCTGTTCCTCAGCGGACAGACTGGGAACCCCAGAGATGATCACAGTGGCTCCACTGCAGGACCACCACCCCCAGGATTCAAGCCTGACTTCACAG GCTCTTTTGGTGCCGATCAGGGCTACGGTTTCCGTAGGGACTACACTCAAGGACAACAGTTCCGAGGAGGCCCATCTACTCGCGGCACAGGCGGTGGCTTCTGGACTGGCATGGGCACAGGAGGGATGCTGGGATATCTTTTTGGTCGTCAGAG aaacCAGCCATACAACCAAAACAACTCCAGCTACACTGACCGCAGAAGCACtcccacacactcctcctcctctgggacACGCACTGCTTCAG gtTTCGGAGGCACCAAGACCAGATAG
- the si:dkey-9i23.8 gene encoding visual pigment-like receptor peropsin gives MVAEWLNGTVFIEYLWPEAEKWLLVAMLGLEMTMGVVGNCLVLLVKITCRGQFGCRYWLPFISLTLSDLAFNEPLCCEGCSLLIISGSLLAMLTGGQRSPWCEVVSLLKFAFITSSIGSIAILCVQRLIGRASTGGALFAVMVAACSASWVTGVVFGSVPVTYAWIRYDSAEMLCAVFWESSYSDMLVYILCAFSVCIFLPFLLIIACSLLSAAGCGSSCNSDDEADLSAVTPLLVASYMFCYTPFAVSELILLGRLDLSPAPDWLRTLSSVMSYLDCGLNPLIYCSHQDFREAGLALLWTSRKPQSEPVLTAIVKREL, from the exons atgg TGGCTGAATGGCTTAATGGGACTGTATTCATAGAATATCTGTGGCCAGAGGCAGAGAAGTGGCTGCTGGTGGCCATGCTGGGACTGGAGATGACCATGGGGGTTGTGGGAAACTGTCTTGTTCTGTTGGTCAAAATCACG TGCAGGGGTCAGTTCGGCTGCCGTTACTGGCTTCCTTTCATCAGTCTTACGTTGTCAGATTTAG cttttaatgaacCACTGTGTTGTGAAGGCTGCTCCCTTCTTATCATCTCCGGCTCCCTGCTTGCCATGCTgacaggaggtcagaggtcgccgTGGTGTGAGGTCGTCAGCCTGCTGAAGTTTGCCTTTATCACATCGTCCATAGGGAGCATAG CTATCCTCTGTGTGCAGCGGCTGATCGGCAGGGCCTCCACTGGAGGGGCTCTCTTTGCTGTCATGGTGGCTGCGTGCTCAGCCTCGTGGGTGACGGGGGTTGTGTTTGGGAGTGTCCCGGTCACCTACGCCTGGATCAG gtACGACAGTGCCGAGATGCTGTGCGCTGTCTTCTGGGAGAGCAGCTACTCGGACATGTTGGTCTACATCCTCTGTGCTTTCTCCGTCTGTATCttcctcccctttctcctcaTCATCGCCTGCTCCCTGCTGAGCGCTGCAGGCTGTGGCTCAAGCTGCAACAG TGATGATGAAGCAGACCTGTCTGCAGTCACTCCTCTGCTGGTGGCCTCCTACATGTTCTGCTACACTCCCTTTGCTGTGTCCGAG CTGATCCTGCTGGGTAGGCTGGACCTGTCGCCGGCACCCGATTGGCTAAGGACATTGTCATCAGTGATGTCCTACCTGGACTGTGGCCTGAATCCTCTCATCTACTGCTCCCACCAGGACTTCAGGGAGGCCGGCCTGGCCCTGTTGTGGACCAGTAGGAAACCACAGTCTGAGCCTGTCCTCACCGCTATTGTTAAACGCGAGCTGTGA
- the si:dkey-9i23.16 gene encoding uncharacterized protein si:dkey-9i23.16 isoform X2: protein MSSVEAVPAAGPRLHRFSAWFDPETAGVVTILLGLFQVVLSVPLAGSTTSLPKLFILPLVLGVLIVTGGSLTMANEKNPSRQLAIGLRTDGWLREGWPTNGA, encoded by the exons ATGTCTTCCGTGGAGGCAGTGCCAGCAGCTGGACCCAGGTTACATCGCTTCTCCGCCTGGTTCGACCCTGAGACTGCTGGG GTGGTGACTATCCTCTTGGGGTTGTTCCAGGTGGTGCTGTCCGTCCCACTCGCTGGTTCTACCACAAGTCTGCCAAAACTCTTCATACTGCCACTTGTCTTAGGAGTTCTC ATTGTGACGGGAGGATCACTCACCATGGCCAATGAGAAGAACCCCAGCAGACAACTG gcgATAGGATTGAGAACTGACGGATGGTTACGGGAAGGATG GCCTACAAATGGAGCTTGA
- the tmem187 gene encoding transmembrane protein 187, which yields MKLALLHVLLPFLLCVALANTGLFDDVAVDLSYAHYAERRVEHLPAFLAMPCNCLVNLAYIAMGLYWLLRRRGGEEAEQSRYMRQVFAFMALLYAPVQWTRLAVLRRAPAVLDQWFTLPIFAWVPIWISVIERQSAKRRAPRAAALEACSLLSYGLALAHERGFELALGCHVGLAVYRAVRVQRAHGDGRTRAYLQLAVLSCAGFVALKLLDHWLARYRLFQRFTGHFWSKVCDVLQFHFSFCFLTELTHGVQRRSAARRE from the coding sequence ATGAAGCTCGCCCTGCTGCACGTCCTGCTCCCCTTCCTGCTCTGCGTCGCCTTGGCCAACACCGGCCTCTTCGACGACGTTGCGGTGGACTTGTCTTACGCTCACTACGCAGAGCGACGGGTCGAGCACCTGCCCGCTTTTCTGGCGATGCCATGCAACTGTTTGGTGAACTTGGCTTACATCGCCATGGGCCTGTACTGGCTGCTGCGGCGCCGAGGCGGCGAGGAGGCGGAGCAGAGCCGCTACATGAGACAAGTGTTCGCCTTCATGGCGCTCCTCTACGCGCCCGTGCAGTGGACGCGCCTCGCGGTGCTTCGGCGCGCCCCCGCCGTCCTCGACCAGTGGTTCACCCTACCGATCTTCGCGTGGGTGCCGATCTGGATCAGCGTCATCGAGCGCCAGTCGGCGAAGCGGCGTGCGCCGCGCGCCGCGGCACTCGAGGCGTGTTCGCTCCTCAGCTACGGCCTGGCGCTGGCGCACGAGCGGGGCTTCGAGCTGGCGCTGGGCTGCCACGTGGGCCTCGCCGTGTACCGGGCAGTCCGAGTGCAGCGGGCGCACGGGGACGGGCGCACGCGGGCCTACCTGCAGCTGGCGGTGCTGTCGTGCGCGGGCTTCGTGGCGCTGAAGCTGCTGGACCACTGGCTCGCTCGGTACCGACTGTTCCAGCGGTTCACCGGACACTTCTGGTCCAAGGTGTGCGACGTGCTGCAGTTCCACTTCAGCTTTTGTTTCCTGACAGAACTGACGCACGGTGTCCAGAGGAGGAGCGCGGCGCGGCGGGAGTGA
- the si:dkey-9i23.16 gene encoding uncharacterized protein si:dkey-9i23.16 isoform X1 → MSSVEAVPAAGPRLHRFSAWFDPETAGVVTILLGLFQVVLSVPLAGSTTSLPKLFILPLVLGVLIVTGGSLTMANEKNPSRQLLRGCACSNVVSLLGALLAFCLYCYILSIMKNDDVCIPNPTEHYYLSSFNICPGEILLAYKWSLILLLLLYDMGAVVLHGLLCVSALKALKTD, encoded by the exons ATGTCTTCCGTGGAGGCAGTGCCAGCAGCTGGACCCAGGTTACATCGCTTCTCCGCCTGGTTCGACCCTGAGACTGCTGGG GTGGTGACTATCCTCTTGGGGTTGTTCCAGGTGGTGCTGTCCGTCCCACTCGCTGGTTCTACCACAAGTCTGCCAAAACTCTTCATACTGCCACTTGTCTTAGGAGTTCTC ATTGTGACGGGAGGATCACTCACCATGGCCAATGAGAAGAACCCCAGCAGACAACTG CTCCGAGGTTGTGCATGCAGTAATGTGGTCAGCCTGCTGGGGGCTCTACTTGCCTTCTGCCTCTACTGTTACATCCTCAGCATTATGAAAAATGACGATGTGTGCATACCCAATCCCACTGAACACTACTACTTATCATCATTCAATATTTGTCCAGGGGAAATCCTGTTG GCCTACAAATGGAGCTTGATCCTGCtgttgctcctctatgacatgGGGGCTGTGGTCCTGCACGGCctcctgtgtgtctctgccctGAAGGCACTCAAAAccgactga
- the saraf gene encoding store-operated calcium entry-associated regulatory factor isoform X2 — translation MKWLTAALLLCLFVGPGHGWDDGHDSVLLRDVQVLTLYKGSYTRARRSRAIPQLQCVGGSANCQAFVPEVVQCQNKGWDGVDVQWECRTDMDNAYRFGRIEVSCEGYSHPADAYILKGSCGLEYSLELTEDGRRRTQGSRDSQSGFNGFGGFTSSFFSGFWGNKQPPQQQSHQSAHPSHSEDSGGLLVVVVLLLLGYGVYKLFLSGQTGNPRDDHSGSTAGPPPPGFKPDFTGSFGADQGYGFRRDYTQGQQFRGGPSTRGTGGGFWTGMGTGGMLGYLFGRQRNQPYNQNNSSYTDRRSTPTHSSSSGTRTASGFGGTKTR, via the exons ATGAAGTGGCTCACCGCGGCTCTGTTACTCTGTCTGTTCGTGGGACCCGGCCACGGTTGGGATGACGGTCACG ACAGCGTGTTGCTGCGGGACGTCCAGGTGTTGACTCTGTACAAAGGTAGCTACACCAGAGCGAGGCGCTCTAGGGCCATCCCTCAGCTCCAGTGTGTCGGCGGCTCAGCAAACTGCCAGGCCTTTGTCCCGGAGGTGGTCCAGTGTCAGAACAAAGGCTGGGATGGAGTGGACGTACAG TGGGAGTGTCGGACTGACATGGACAACGCGTACCGGTTCGGTCGCATTGAGGTGAGCTGTGAGGGTTACAGCCACCCTGCCGATGCCTACATACTGAAGGGGTCCTGTGGGCTGGAGTACTCACTGGAGCTGACTGAAGACGGCCGGAGGAGGACGCAAGGCAGCCGGGACTCCCAAAGTGGATTCAATGGATTTGGAG GTTTTACTTCCAGTTTCTTCAGCGGTTTCTGGGGAAACAAGCAGCCGCCTCAGCAGCAGAGCCATCAGAGCGCCCACCCCTCACACAGCGAGGACTCGGGAGGCCTGCTGGTTGTCGTTGTGCTTCTGCTCTTAGGCTACGGCGTCTACAAGCTGTTCCTCAGCGGACAGACTGGGAACCCCAGAGATGATCACAGTGGCTCCACTGCAGGACCACCACCCCCAGGATTCAAGCCTGACTTCACAG GCTCTTTTGGTGCCGATCAGGGCTACGGTTTCCGTAGGGACTACACTCAAGGACAACAGTTCCGAGGAGGCCCATCTACTCGCGGCACAGGCGGTGGCTTCTGGACTGGCATGGGCACAGGAGGGATGCTGGGATATCTTTTTGGTCGTCAGAG aaacCAGCCATACAACCAAAACAACTCCAGCTACACTGACCGCAGAAGCACtcccacacactcctcctcctctgggacACGCACTGCTTCAG gtTTCGGAGGCACCAAGACCAGATAG